The following are from one region of the Dreissena polymorpha isolate Duluth1 chromosome 2, UMN_Dpol_1.0, whole genome shotgun sequence genome:
- the LOC127869613 gene encoding putative nuclease HARBI1 has product MADIHLVRRRRPRQFRRIDRQETDLTDDEVRRRYRFSSDNIDRLVRLLEPSLQRPTRRNKALTVRQQLLLTLRFLASGAFLQIIGDTFGVDIATVSRVVTNVTDCLFALKDTVIKFPLTDADRRRVMAGFFAMRGFPGVIGCVDCTHVRIISPGGEDEPSYVNRKGFHSLNVQATCDHKGPFRVHFI; this is encoded by the exons ATGGCCGACATTCACTTGGTCAGACGACGCAGACCTCGACAATTCAGGCGAATTGACCGACAGGAGACGGACTTGACGGACGATGAGGTGCGCCGGAGGTACAGGTTTTCTTCTGACAACATTGACAGACTTGTACGACTGTTGGAGCCGTCGCTTCAAAGACCGACACGACGGAACAAGGCGCTGACCGTACGGCAACAACTCCTTCTGACATTGAGGTTTCTTGCGTCTGGggcatttcttcaaattattggTGATACCTTCGGCGTAGACATTGCTACTGTGTCCCGGGTGGTGACGAACGTGACTGACTGTTTATTCGCACTGAAAGACACTGTGATCAAGTTTCCATTGACGGACGCTGACCGACGCCGCGTTATGGCTGGTTTTTTCGCAATGAGGGGCTTCCCGGGAGTCATCGGTTGTGTTGATTGCACCCATGTACGAATAATTTCTCCCGGAGGTGAGGACGAACCGTCCTATGTAAATAGGAAAGGTTTCCACTCCCTCAATGTGCAGGCAACGTGCGACCATAAAG GTCCATTCCGTGTACATTTCATTTAA
- the LOC127869614 gene encoding uncharacterized protein LOC127869614: MADIDCDRKKSKMMSPMEIEVIREFMFDNINQMQESHSNGGPGAARKVRLLWEQLTEKVNAVGNGPRTVNQVKMKWNNMKKNAKKEVTDQKLGLAGTGGGRKLPEMTKTSAAVSELFAGSASFHGVSDDADTAIFGDLSSQAAYDALVDLVPLIEAAKVGSSLFLDCQGSNGHATETPQVTDEPAIVPVDATVPVSDVKFVATKVSEPTKKPQKNVATGKKTASEHPCIVIKVLNLGKTAFKII; encoded by the exons atggcGGATATCGATTGcgatagaaaaaaatcaaaaatgatGAGTCCGATGGAGATCGAGGTCATTCGAGAGTTTATGTTTGACAATATCAATCAAATGCAAGAATCCCACAGCAACGGTGGCCCCGGAGCCGCGAGGAAAGTGCGTTTGCTGTGGGAGCAATTGACTGAAAAGGTCAACGCAGTTGGAAACGGTCCGCGGACAGTAAACCAAGTGAAGATGAAATGGAACAACATG AAAAAGAATGCAAAGAAAGAAGTAACTGACCAGAAGCTAGGGTTGGCTGGTACTGGCGGCGGCAGAAAGTTGCCAGAAATGACGAAGACGTCGGCGGCAGTGTCGGAGCTATTCGCGGGCTCCGCCAGTTTTCACGGTGTTAGCGATGACGCTGACACTGCTATATTTGGAG ATTTATCATCCCAGGCTGCCTACGATGCGCTTGTGGACTTGGTCCCACTTATTGAAGCGGCAAAAGTTGGATCCTCCTTGTTCCTGGACTGTCAGGGCAGCAATGGCCACGCAACGGAGACGCCGCAGGTCACAGACGAACCAGCGATCGTCCCCGTTGATG CAACAGTTCCAGTGTCTGATGTGAAGTTCGTTGCCACTAAAGTTAGTGAACCGACAAAGA AACCACAAAAGAACGTTGCCACCGGCAAAAAAACTGCTAGTGAACATCCCTGTAtagtaataaaagtattaaatCTGGGTAAAACCGCGTTTAAAATAATATAG